Proteins encoded by one window of Deinococcota bacterium:
- a CDS encoding DUF4032 domain-containing protein, translating to MSRILQDRARHEAERARSRAFWHQVVADLRGLPNELLPFSAVRELIPSSERYGGLEAIPIARIVGSVDRYRDFDHYFLPRLQHTMDRWIGIRAAGLEGKELPPISVYKVGDIYFVKDGHHRVSVARQTGQKFIDAELIELKIPVSLDPDDSLKDLIIKGEYAHFLEQTQLHAVRPEHYEILFTVPGRYDILLDHIRTRQYFLGLKFGRAVPWDEAVGSWYDRLYRRVVDEAREHEVLSRFPGRTEADLYLWIMDHRYYLTERYGEDVGSERAAVDFARQFSPAILRRLWLRAKQRWHGSVD from the coding sequence GTGAGCCGAATTCTTCAAGATCGGGCCAGACACGAGGCGGAGCGCGCGCGTAGCCGCGCCTTCTGGCATCAGGTCGTCGCCGACTTGCGCGGGCTGCCCAACGAGCTCCTGCCCTTCAGCGCGGTGCGCGAGCTCATCCCCAGTTCGGAGCGTTACGGCGGCCTCGAGGCCATTCCCATAGCCCGGATCGTCGGCTCGGTCGACCGCTACCGCGACTTCGACCACTACTTCTTGCCGCGCCTGCAGCACACCATGGACCGCTGGATCGGCATCCGCGCGGCCGGGCTCGAGGGCAAGGAGCTGCCGCCCATCAGCGTCTACAAGGTGGGCGACATCTACTTCGTCAAGGACGGCCACCACCGCGTCTCGGTGGCGCGGCAGACGGGGCAGAAGTTCATCGACGCCGAGCTCATCGAGCTCAAGATTCCGGTCTCCCTGGACCCCGACGACTCCCTCAAGGACCTCATCATCAAGGGCGAGTACGCGCACTTTCTGGAGCAAACCCAGCTGCACGCGGTGCGGCCCGAACACTACGAGATCCTCTTCACGGTGCCGGGGCGCTACGACATCCTCCTGGACCACATCCGCACCCGGCAGTACTTTTTGGGCCTCAAGTTCGGCCGCGCGGTGCCCTGGGACGAGGCGGTGGGCTCCTGGTACGACCGCCTCTACCGGCGCGTCGTCGATGAGGCGCGCGAGCACGAGGTCCTGAGCAGGTTTCCCGGCCGCACCGAGGCCGACCTCTACCTCTGGATCATGGACCACCGCTACTACCTGACCGAGCGCTACGGTGAGGACGTGGGCTCGGAAAGGGCGGCCGTGGACTTCGCCCGGCAGTTCTCGCCCGCCATCTTGCGCCGCCTGTGGCTGAGAGCCAAGCAGCGCTGGCACGGCAGCGTAGATTAA